Proteins co-encoded in one Spirosoma endbachense genomic window:
- a CDS encoding S8 family serine peptidase gives MKLLLQAGRGFLAVVVILLCLSSWSQAQDVKQLAKDAKVSPDLYAIISNNGIPNQAPIGGLQRVNLFNTVGNTIAIEAAANSEQEGVALLQVLQSMGLQKGLVFKQKVSGYLPIDQLGALKSVSALKFARPSYKPRNNVGSVTSQGDVALRADVARSTYNVTGAGVKVGVISDSYNALGGAPAGVASGDLPAGVEVLEDISPGTDEGRAMAELVHDIAPGSPIAFHTAYSTELNFAQGIRDLAAAGCKVITDDISYFAEPFFQDGVVAQAVDDVVNNQGVTYFSAAANSGRASYQAAFNPAPYSDPQYAGGTYSAHNFGGGDIKQSITIPGRGATAIISFQWDDPFFSVSGGAGAQTDMDLLVYYNGTLLGDLSSFEINVGGDPVEIIGIQNNGSSSVTIDLVLVKYEGPNPSLIKWVNFADDVTIEYDTKSSTIVGHANSTRGIAVGAAPFNLTPAFNGGLTTATIEPFSSVGGTPILFNTAGQRISQITRQKPEITSVDGTNTTFFVSDSPRDADAFPNFFGTSAAAPHAAAVAALMKEKGGNSLSSSSILSALEQTALDMDDPYTPGFDTGFDYGTGFGFIQADKALQSISGSSSDFAIVGTSNVTCTTISVGQRTLTFNPIYAGVNGQPLSFSVVNELSPTTNPGPYTLNLYTDNPVITLKATQAGTPTEASFVYNWLEACGNNTTPPGTFAIIGVNTITCTAVSPTQRTLTFNPNYAGVNGQPLSFSVVNELSPTTNPGPYTLNLYTDNPVVTLKATQAGTPGEVSFTYNWLAACGGGSGRLGAESGAGLQVRVLGNPVNETAEVEVRGVSGQSVQLELTDIQGRVIQQHTIEEAKSIERLSLPVGGRKGLLLLRVGTPTEHKSIKLMKQ, from the coding sequence ATGAAATTACTTCTACAAGCAGGCAGAGGGTTTTTAGCCGTTGTGGTTATACTACTATGTCTATCGTCATGGAGCCAGGCTCAGGATGTCAAACAATTGGCAAAAGATGCCAAAGTTTCGCCCGATTTATACGCCATTATTTCGAATAATGGCATTCCCAATCAGGCACCCATTGGTGGCCTTCAACGGGTGAATCTGTTCAACACGGTTGGCAACACGATTGCCATTGAAGCTGCGGCCAACTCCGAACAGGAAGGGGTTGCTTTGTTACAGGTTCTCCAGTCGATGGGGCTCCAGAAAGGGCTGGTTTTCAAGCAAAAAGTATCGGGTTATCTACCAATCGACCAGTTGGGGGCTCTAAAGTCAGTTTCGGCACTGAAGTTTGCCCGCCCTTCTTATAAGCCCAGAAATAATGTTGGTTCAGTAACATCACAGGGGGATGTGGCCCTGCGCGCTGATGTGGCCCGCTCTACCTACAATGTTACGGGTGCTGGCGTAAAAGTTGGTGTTATTTCTGATTCCTATAATGCGTTAGGTGGTGCACCAGCCGGTGTAGCCTCCGGCGATTTGCCAGCTGGGGTCGAAGTGCTGGAAGACATATCTCCTGGCACCGATGAAGGGCGCGCCATGGCCGAGTTGGTTCATGACATAGCACCTGGTTCCCCAATAGCCTTTCATACGGCTTATAGTACAGAACTTAATTTTGCTCAGGGTATCCGAGATCTGGCCGCTGCCGGCTGTAAGGTCATTACGGATGATATCAGTTATTTTGCTGAGCCGTTTTTTCAGGATGGCGTGGTTGCGCAGGCGGTCGATGATGTCGTAAACAATCAGGGGGTAACTTATTTTTCGGCAGCCGCTAACTCGGGCCGTGCCTCCTATCAGGCCGCGTTCAATCCTGCTCCTTATTCTGATCCCCAATATGCAGGCGGAACCTACAGTGCCCATAATTTCGGTGGTGGCGACATAAAGCAAAGTATCACAATTCCAGGTAGAGGAGCTACAGCCATAATTAGCTTCCAGTGGGATGATCCATTCTTTTCGGTTAGTGGTGGGGCAGGCGCTCAAACCGATATGGATCTTCTTGTTTATTACAATGGAACACTTCTGGGAGATTTATCGAGTTTTGAAATAAATGTAGGTGGTGATCCGGTTGAAATCATTGGTATTCAGAACAATGGCTCTTCATCGGTTACGATTGACTTAGTACTGGTCAAATATGAAGGGCCAAACCCGTCATTGATTAAATGGGTCAACTTTGCGGATGATGTAACCATTGAGTACGACACGAAAAGTTCTACGATTGTTGGGCATGCCAACTCTACCCGTGGCATTGCGGTAGGTGCGGCACCGTTCAATTTAACACCTGCTTTCAATGGTGGGCTGACTACGGCTACCATCGAGCCCTTTTCTTCGGTAGGTGGAACACCTATTCTTTTCAACACGGCTGGTCAGCGGATAAGCCAGATCACTCGCCAGAAGCCTGAAATTACTTCAGTGGATGGCACCAACACGACATTCTTTGTCTCAGATTCGCCAAGAGATGCCGATGCGTTCCCGAACTTCTTCGGTACATCGGCCGCTGCTCCCCACGCTGCAGCCGTAGCCGCTTTGATGAAAGAAAAGGGTGGAAACAGCCTGTCGTCAAGCTCGATTCTTTCTGCGCTGGAACAGACAGCGCTGGATATGGACGATCCGTATACACCTGGCTTCGATACGGGCTTTGATTATGGGACTGGGTTTGGGTTTATTCAGGCCGATAAAGCGCTTCAGTCCATTAGTGGTTCATCGTCAGACTTCGCCATTGTTGGGACATCGAATGTTACCTGCACAACCATCTCAGTAGGACAACGCACCTTAACGTTCAACCCTATCTATGCTGGCGTGAATGGTCAACCGTTGTCGTTTTCGGTCGTGAACGAGTTAAGCCCAACTACCAATCCCGGCCCTTATACGCTTAACCTGTATACTGACAATCCGGTTATTACCCTCAAAGCTACTCAGGCCGGAACGCCTACTGAAGCTAGTTTTGTGTATAACTGGTTGGAAGCCTGCGGTAACAATACAACCCCGCCAGGAACGTTCGCTATCATTGGTGTCAATACCATCACCTGTACAGCTGTATCTCCTACACAACGGACGCTGACGTTCAATCCTAACTACGCTGGTGTGAATGGTCAGCCTTTGTCGTTTTCGGTCGTGAACGAGTTAAGCCCAACCACCAATCCCGGCCCTTATACGCTTAACCTGTATACTGACAATCCGGTCGTGACGCTCAAAGCCACGCAGGCCGGAACACCTGGTGAAGTTAGTTTCACGTATAACTGGCTGGCTGCCTGCGGAGGAGGCAGTGGTCGTTTAGGTGCCGAGTCGGGAGCCGGTTTGCAGGTGCGTGTACTGGGAAATCCGGTAAATGAAACGGCCGAAGTTGAAGTTAGGGGTGTATCCGGGCAGTCTGTACAGTTAGAATTAACAGACATTCAGGGCCGGGTAATCCAACAGCATACCATTGAAGAAGCAAAATCAATCGAGCGGTTGAGCTTACCCGTCGGTGGACGCAAGGGATTATTGCTGCTGCGTGTCGGTACGCCAACCGAGCACAAATCCATTAAACTGATGAAACAGTAA
- a CDS encoding lysophospholipid acyltransferase family protein, with protein MIFFRLLSRLPLGLLYGLADFLYFLLLHVVRYRRKVVIENLQLSFPEKSPSEIHRIARGFYRNLTDLIVETIKMPTLPAEELRQRVRFTNADLVKEQLRSGQAVIGMASHSSNWEWIPSASVLNGMPTDSIYKQLNSPFFEKLMQSVRASFGAVPVPMNTLPRRMVAQKDVPRIIALVADQVPDVPEQAYWTNFLHRDTPFYPGTERLARSRDLPVFYTELRRIRRGYYEVTFTLIGQPPYKALPPGAIMENYRDLLEETIRKYPSDWLWSHKRWKHWRGKYAKVGAKLD; from the coding sequence ATGATTTTCTTTCGTTTATTGTCACGGCTGCCGCTAGGATTGCTTTATGGCCTTGCCGACTTCCTGTACTTTCTGTTACTGCACGTCGTTCGCTATCGGCGTAAGGTCGTCATTGAGAATCTTCAGTTATCATTCCCGGAAAAATCACCCTCGGAAATCCACCGAATAGCCAGAGGATTTTATCGAAACTTAACGGATTTGATTGTTGAAACCATTAAAATGCCTACCCTCCCAGCGGAGGAGTTACGGCAGAGGGTTCGGTTTACGAATGCTGACCTGGTTAAAGAGCAGTTGCGATCGGGCCAGGCTGTGATCGGAATGGCTTCTCATAGTAGCAATTGGGAGTGGATTCCATCGGCTTCCGTATTGAACGGCATGCCGACCGATAGCATTTATAAACAGCTAAACAGTCCTTTTTTTGAAAAATTGATGCAGTCAGTGCGGGCGAGTTTTGGCGCGGTGCCTGTTCCGATGAATACGCTCCCCCGCCGGATGGTTGCCCAGAAAGATGTTCCGCGCATTATTGCGCTCGTGGCCGATCAGGTGCCGGATGTTCCTGAGCAGGCCTACTGGACGAATTTCCTGCATCGGGATACGCCATTTTATCCAGGTACTGAACGGCTGGCACGAAGTCGGGACCTGCCTGTTTTTTATACTGAACTAAGACGAATTCGCCGAGGCTACTACGAGGTAACATTTACGCTCATTGGCCAACCTCCTTACAAGGCGCTGCCGCCCGGCGCTATCATGGAAAACTACCGTGACTTACTGGAAGAAACCATCCGCAAATACCCATCCGACTGGCTTTGGTCGCACAAGCGGTGGAAACACTGGCGTGGTAAGTATGCCAAGGTTGGGGCGAAACTGGACTAG
- a CDS encoding site-specific integrase, giving the protein MELTFYLKAEQSDSQGRLMIHGRICWQSQKVRFSTGEKVLPKDFKNERVKASLAHATHINQTLGTYRSELETFFYRHQNDPTQTELTTKAVQAEINRIRVELFQKKSKPALLQPVHIEPTAPTLQEFAPQYIAEMKADRSPSWGNTLNTIMRQLEVFRPGLEWSTLTINTLNQFKVYLQEEKDLSDNTIHTYISLFRGMCEYAERSGIVVPRDIFWVETRMGEVIRPSLEAGDEQKILNATLHQNQKVKQVHANLLEMVRWYFILSCHTGLRRSDQWQYLNPRIEHIENTPCLMALQQKTGNRVAIPLSETAYYLLRNPVTDRKPPLCEPYNQSLRLIGRQAKLNQLVTVGSFYKGKLLADAIPLYDAMSSHMARHTFATRMTAGGINTFTLKELMGHKSLNSTQRYQTVSNPDIVKHTLEAWAKQGKR; this is encoded by the coding sequence ATGGAACTTACCTTCTATCTGAAAGCAGAGCAATCCGACAGCCAAGGCCGGCTGATGATTCACGGCCGAATCTGCTGGCAATCACAGAAAGTTCGCTTCTCAACAGGGGAGAAGGTGTTGCCGAAAGACTTTAAAAATGAGCGTGTTAAAGCATCACTGGCTCATGCGACTCATATCAATCAAACGCTGGGTACCTACCGCAGTGAGCTGGAAACATTTTTTTATCGTCACCAGAATGACCCGACCCAAACCGAGTTGACAACGAAGGCCGTGCAGGCTGAAATCAACCGGATCCGGGTAGAACTCTTTCAGAAAAAATCCAAACCGGCCCTGCTTCAGCCCGTTCACATCGAGCCGACCGCGCCAACCCTCCAGGAATTTGCACCCCAATACATCGCCGAAATGAAGGCTGACCGATCGCCTTCCTGGGGAAATACACTGAATACCATCATGAGGCAACTGGAGGTATTTCGGCCTGGGCTGGAGTGGTCAACCCTGACGATCAATACGCTCAATCAGTTCAAGGTGTATTTACAGGAGGAAAAAGATTTATCCGATAATACCATTCACACCTACATTAGCTTATTTCGGGGGATGTGTGAATATGCCGAGCGCAGCGGAATCGTTGTGCCACGCGATATCTTTTGGGTGGAAACCCGAATGGGGGAGGTGATTCGGCCCAGCCTGGAAGCGGGTGACGAACAAAAAATTCTGAATGCCACGCTGCATCAAAATCAGAAAGTAAAGCAAGTTCATGCGAATTTACTGGAGATGGTCCGCTGGTATTTCATTTTGTCCTGTCATACAGGCTTGCGTCGTTCTGATCAGTGGCAGTATCTGAATCCGCGGATCGAACACATTGAAAATACGCCCTGTTTAATGGCGCTTCAACAAAAGACGGGTAACCGGGTAGCTATTCCCTTAAGTGAAACCGCCTATTATTTACTACGCAATCCTGTAACGGATCGAAAACCACCCCTCTGCGAACCCTATAATCAATCCCTTCGCCTAATCGGTCGTCAGGCGAAACTAAATCAGTTAGTGACTGTCGGCTCCTTTTATAAAGGCAAGCTGCTGGCCGATGCCATTCCCCTGTATGATGCCATGTCGAGCCACATGGCCAGGCACACCTTTGCAACACGTATGACAGCCGGCGGGATCAATACGTTTACGTTAAAAGAATTGATGGGCCATAAATCCCTGAATTCAACCCAACGCTACCAAACGGTTTCCAATCCAGATATTGTAAAGCATACACTGGAGGCCTGGGCAAAGCAAGGTAAGCGTTGA
- a CDS encoding ATP-dependent Clp protease ATP-binding subunit, whose amino-acid sequence MEAKFSNRVKEVITLSREEALRLGHDYIGTEHLLLGMIREGEGVAVGLLKKLGISLDELRVTIEQATKGTATNNVKNLANIPLTRQSEKTLKITYLEAKIFKSPLIGTEHLLLSILRDEDNVATQILNKFNVNYEVIKEMLEYQSSGSRPVMGPETDDDDNDRGMFGGGGSSGSGKDPKGSEKSRTPVLDNFGRDLTKLAEVGKLDPIVGREKEIERVAQILSRRKKNNPILIGEPGVGKTAIAEGLALRIVQKKVSRVLFGKRVVTLDLASLVAGTKYRGQFEERMKAVMNELEKSPEVILFIDELHTIVGAGGASGSLDASNMFKPALARGDIQCIGATTLDEYRQYIEKDGALARRFQMVMVDATSIDETIEILNNIKDKYEDHHHVTYTKEAIEAAVKLSERYISDRFLPDKAIDVLDEVGARVHISNITVPEDILKLEEQIENIKKEKNQVVKSQKYEEAAQLRDKEKRLIDQLDRAKQAWEEDTKKRRYTVNEESVAEVVAMMTGIPVTSVSNDEGKKLVNMGEELKGRVIGQQSAIDKLVKAIQRTRVGLKDPKKPIGSFIFLGPTGVGKTELAKVLATYLFDKDDALVRIDMSEYMEKFSVSRLVGAPPGYVGYEEGGQLTEKIRRKPYSVVLLDEIEKAHPDVFNILLQVLDDGILTDGLGRRVDFRNTIIIMTSNIGVRDLKDFGAGIGFATRKSAESQDDLMKSTIQSALRKAFSPEFLNRLDDVIVFNSLQREDIHKIIDLMLGKLLGRVTNLGYTVELTEKAKDFLSEKGYDPQYGARPLSRAIQRYLEDPVAEEILKGELKEGDTILADYSGEGDVLTITVKKPEAVVE is encoded by the coding sequence ATGGAAGCAAAATTCTCAAACCGCGTCAAGGAAGTCATCACGCTGAGTCGGGAGGAAGCCTTACGCTTAGGCCACGACTACATTGGAACCGAACATCTGCTGCTAGGCATGATTCGTGAGGGAGAGGGTGTGGCCGTTGGTCTACTGAAAAAACTCGGTATCTCACTCGACGAACTCCGGGTCACGATCGAACAGGCAACGAAAGGAACCGCAACCAACAATGTGAAAAATCTGGCCAACATTCCGCTGACCCGTCAGTCGGAAAAGACCCTGAAAATCACGTACCTGGAAGCAAAAATTTTCAAAAGCCCGCTCATTGGAACGGAGCATTTGTTGCTATCGATTCTGCGTGATGAAGACAATGTCGCTACGCAGATTCTGAACAAGTTTAATGTTAATTACGAAGTCATTAAGGAAATGCTCGAATATCAGTCTTCGGGAAGCCGTCCAGTGATGGGCCCCGAAACCGACGACGACGACAACGATCGGGGCATGTTCGGCGGTGGCGGCAGCTCTGGTTCGGGCAAAGATCCCAAAGGCTCAGAAAAATCGAGAACTCCTGTTCTTGACAATTTCGGCCGGGATTTGACCAAACTTGCAGAAGTCGGCAAGCTGGATCCTATCGTGGGTCGTGAAAAAGAAATTGAGCGTGTGGCCCAGATCCTGAGCCGCCGGAAGAAAAACAACCCGATCCTGATCGGTGAGCCAGGCGTTGGTAAGACGGCTATTGCCGAGGGACTTGCCCTGCGCATTGTGCAGAAGAAAGTATCGCGGGTGTTGTTCGGTAAGCGTGTCGTTACACTTGACCTTGCATCGCTCGTTGCTGGCACGAAATATCGCGGTCAGTTCGAAGAGCGCATGAAGGCTGTAATGAATGAACTGGAGAAGTCACCAGAAGTCATTCTGTTTATCGATGAGTTGCACACCATTGTTGGTGCAGGCGGTGCATCGGGTTCGCTGGATGCCTCGAATATGTTCAAACCAGCGCTGGCGCGGGGTGACATTCAATGCATTGGCGCAACCACGCTTGATGAGTATCGGCAGTATATCGAGAAAGATGGTGCTTTAGCCCGTCGTTTCCAGATGGTTATGGTCGATGCGACCTCGATCGATGAAACGATCGAAATCCTGAACAACATCAAGGATAAATACGAAGATCACCACCACGTTACCTATACTAAAGAAGCAATTGAGGCTGCTGTGAAACTGTCAGAACGGTATATTTCTGATCGGTTCCTGCCCGATAAAGCTATTGATGTACTGGACGAAGTAGGTGCTCGGGTACACATCTCGAACATCACGGTTCCCGAAGATATTCTTAAGCTTGAAGAGCAAATTGAGAATATCAAGAAAGAGAAAAATCAGGTTGTTAAGAGCCAGAAATACGAAGAAGCCGCTCAGCTTCGTGACAAGGAAAAACGCCTGATCGATCAGCTCGACCGTGCTAAACAGGCATGGGAAGAGGATACGAAGAAGCGTCGTTACACGGTCAACGAAGAAAGTGTTGCCGAGGTCGTTGCTATGATGACCGGAATTCCGGTAACCAGTGTATCCAACGACGAAGGCAAGAAACTCGTCAACATGGGCGAGGAGCTAAAAGGTCGTGTAATTGGTCAGCAGTCGGCAATCGATAAACTGGTGAAAGCGATCCAGCGGACACGGGTTGGTCTGAAAGATCCGAAGAAACCGATTGGTTCGTTCATCTTCCTGGGCCCAACGGGCGTAGGTAAGACCGAGCTTGCCAAAGTGCTGGCTACCTACCTCTTCGATAAGGACGACGCGCTGGTGCGGATCGATATGTCGGAATACATGGAGAAATTCAGTGTAAGCCGATTAGTTGGTGCACCTCCGGGCTACGTAGGTTATGAAGAAGGTGGTCAGTTGACCGAAAAAATCCGCCGGAAACCATACAGCGTTGTGCTGTTGGATGAAATCGAAAAAGCACACCCAGATGTATTTAACATTCTGTTGCAAGTGCTAGACGATGGTATCCTGACCGATGGTCTGGGTCGTCGCGTAGATTTCCGGAATACAATCATAATCATGACCTCCAACATTGGGGTTCGTGACCTGAAAGATTTCGGGGCTGGTATTGGTTTTGCTACCCGCAAGTCGGCTGAATCGCAGGACGATCTGATGAAGAGTACAATTCAGAGTGCACTGCGTAAAGCGTTCTCACCTGAATTCCTCAACCGTCTGGACGATGTAATTGTGTTTAACTCGCTGCAACGCGAAGACATTCACAAAATCATTGACCTGATGTTGGGCAAACTCCTGGGTCGTGTAACCAACCTTGGTTACACGGTTGAACTGACTGAAAAGGCAAAAGACTTCCTGTCCGAGAAAGGATATGATCCACAATACGGTGCTCGTCCGCTAAGCCGCGCTATCCAGCGTTACCTTGAAGACCCCGTTGCAGAAGAAATTCTGAAAGGAGAACTAAAAGAGGGCGATACGATTCTGGCTGACTATAGTGGCGAAGGCGATGTCTTAACCATTACGGTAAAAAAGCCTGAAGCTGTGGTTGAGTAA
- a CDS encoding WbqC family protein: protein MEKYQPQPDPTELLVELHYLPCLDYVSGLLQFQRVRLEAHEHYQKQSYRNRCYVLTANKVDALTVPVQQGTHHHPIRDLQVDNGQSWQKHHWRSLQAAYSKAPFFEYYAPEFERIYQKNWTFLFDLNSELLTICLKLLGITKTVNLTNCYEKPSVASLFDARSMINPRNRSESYVFYKPIPYQQNFGFDFVPNLSIIDLLFCQGPLATEFLSLK from the coding sequence TTGGAAAAGTACCAACCGCAGCCTGATCCGACCGAGTTACTCGTTGAATTACACTATTTGCCTTGTCTGGACTATGTGTCAGGGTTATTGCAATTTCAGCGAGTGCGGTTAGAGGCTCATGAGCATTACCAGAAGCAAAGTTACAGAAATCGCTGCTACGTTCTGACGGCAAATAAAGTAGATGCCCTTACAGTGCCCGTACAACAGGGAACCCATCATCACCCGATTCGGGATCTCCAGGTGGATAATGGACAGTCCTGGCAAAAGCATCACTGGCGGAGCCTTCAGGCAGCTTATAGTAAAGCACCGTTTTTTGAGTACTATGCGCCCGAGTTTGAACGGATTTACCAGAAAAACTGGACGTTTTTGTTTGATTTGAATAGCGAGCTGCTGACAATTTGTCTGAAACTACTTGGGATAACCAAGACGGTGAACCTGACAAATTGCTATGAAAAGCCTTCGGTGGCCAGCCTATTTGACGCTCGTTCGATGATAAATCCGCGAAATAGGTCAGAATCGTATGTATTCTACAAACCGATACCCTATCAGCAGAACTTTGGCTTTGATTTTGTACCAAATCTGAGTATTATAGACCTATTATTCTGCCAGGGACCACTGGCGACGGAGTTTTTAAGTTTGAAATGA
- a CDS encoding Ntn hydrolase family protein, giving the protein MHNYIFLLGFLLLSLPSLGTCIIVFKKGNVVYIGADSRNAGQMADNTYVNFDNYCKIIPVNKYVFTFAGFDNDNLHQRLKSALKYSANPKIVFPKLEFNIKTYYEKRLLDAQEKFPAIYKDVYSRGRIAEIVIVYFEGKTAKLRQYNITMTNALMAKPQVKIASTDSQPGFPNILLPLGINDHLYKETPDAVTNKLLKNPAKVIKDYIMAEMSHPKVGGPIDIIEISATGKKWIAKKANCN; this is encoded by the coding sequence ATGCACAACTACATTTTTTTGTTAGGCTTCTTGTTGTTGTCCCTTCCATCATTAGGAACATGTATAATCGTATTTAAAAAAGGAAACGTCGTGTATATAGGGGCTGACAGTAGAAATGCTGGGCAGATGGCAGATAACACGTATGTAAATTTCGATAACTACTGCAAAATAATTCCGGTCAATAAATACGTATTTACGTTCGCAGGTTTTGACAATGACAACCTTCATCAAAGGTTAAAGAGTGCGTTAAAATATTCGGCTAATCCAAAAATTGTCTTCCCAAAACTTGAATTCAATATAAAAACTTATTATGAAAAGAGGCTATTGGATGCACAAGAGAAATTCCCCGCAATCTATAAAGATGTTTATAGCCGAGGTAGAATTGCAGAGATTGTTATTGTTTATTTTGAGGGTAAAACTGCCAAATTGAGGCAATACAATATCACTATGACAAATGCTTTAATGGCCAAACCACAAGTGAAAATTGCCTCTACTGATAGCCAGCCAGGATTTCCCAACATTTTATTACCCCTGGGCATAAATGATCATTTATACAAGGAAACGCCAGATGCTGTAACTAATAAGCTTTTAAAAAATCCAGCAAAAGTAATTAAAGACTACATCATGGCCGAAATGAGTCACCCAAAGGTTGGCGGGCCAATCGATATCATTGAAATTTCGGCAACTGGTAAAAAATGGATCGCTAAAAAAGCTAATTGTAATTAG